In Vespula pensylvanica isolate Volc-1 chromosome 7, ASM1446617v1, whole genome shotgun sequence, the genomic window cgaatgttttaataaaaaaaaaagagagagaaagaaaaaagagaaagcaaaaaagagaaggagagagagagaaaagggcaGAACTATAAACTCCTTGGATTTTCACTAAAACTATCACAGACCGGAAGAAATCCCTATGATGTCAATGACCTTTGGAACCCTTGATAGCTCGGAATCATTGTTGCTTATTTCACTCGGCCGTGTGACAAGGCGTTCTGTGACGTCACTGCTAACCTACATAAGCTCGGAGGTAAGCACCGTTTACGTCAATGCCATTGCGagaactataaaatatatcttcgaAGAGACTTATATATGATGATATTATACAAGCGTAAAAAGCATATGGATAAATATTTCACGATCTCTCTTCGAACTGTctagaatattttctaacgtcTCCGTTGGCTcctaaactttttatttaaaaactttcttttttttttacttgcgtctttatttttttccttttcccttttccttttcgtttttttttcttttttttttttttttgataaaggTTTTACGAaatcaaagaatataaatcTATACAGGTATATAGTATAGgaacaaaagaatataaaattcgtttgaaaaaccaataaaaatttgatttccCTTCGTGTTTCTGAAATCGTATATctgcaaaagaagaaaagagaagaaaaggcaagaaaaaaggaaagatgatAGATAAACCCGACGAGTATCGTCACTTCGTTCGTTAacgataaatatcgaatatcttcATCGCCTCTAGTTGCTTCGAAAATCAATATAGACACACATGACGTTTCGTATTTGTTATGCGACGAAAAGTCGAGGAAAGTTAAGATGAAGCGTCTGAGAggatttttttctccatttataAATCACATTCACAATAAGAAAGTTCAAGTATGAAAGATCTTATGTAAATCTACGAAACGTGATATTTTCTCGCGTCGTGGGTAATCCATAAACCCTGTATGGTTTAAAAATCGTCGTATAAAGAAATCGAAATAGTCTACGTGACTTTTTCCAATACGAATGAAAACGATTGTTTCATTTAATAGacaataaagtaataattaaatttctgtGTTAAATTGCGAATGAAAGTACCGTTTAAAGTTTCATTTCGCTAATTTAAGCCCCAAgcatttgtataattttcgaattaaaacaaaataccAAGAGCGTGGGCTTTTTATAAGCATAAATCGTTATTGGAAAAGAGAGTGGATATagacaaagaaatatgaaaaaaggagagagagagaaagggagagagaaggaaaaagatgaaatatgaGGTAGcgtacaaagagaaaagaatgcgagtgagagagagagagagagagagagagagagagagagagagagagagagagagagagagagagagaaacatgcGTCCCGCAAGAGGTTGCTTTATTGATTTCAACGTGATGAGGTCGAATGCATAAAACAGAAGCATTTCTGTATTTGGTGAAAATTGCGATCTCCCGAATGTAATGGCTCTCAcgattgtaaaagaaaaaaatcatagaaACTCACGTGTGTTCCTGTTCGATATAGTACATAGTAGAACGTATCTATCTAAAACCAGCAAACTAATCTCCGTGGAGAAAAGTACCTTCCAATAGTCTTTAAAATTACCTTGGCTGAgctatttttcgaaattttctcctttttcctttctcattcCACGGTAAACGTTACAATTAGTTACATTATTCGACGTGCTTTGAAAGCTTCAAAGTTTTTCTTCCGAAATTGAGATTTCGgtgtctctctttatctttcattttctaaggATTAAAAATTCACACCAAGTAGTTAAATCGAATATTGAATTCCAGCTGGATTTGAGTTAAGAAAAAACTCTCGTTTTTCGTGCCTTAGAAAGTTTAAGtagaaattatcaaaattagaTAGACGATTCGcgaatttatcattttcttcgagCAAGAACgacgtttcctttttatatttttattttttttttttttctttggatttaaaaagaaaataattacgccacagattattaaaattatcgcGTTAGAGAATATTGATACGAagttcattgttattattaattatgtcgctagttcctctctctttctctctgtctctttattaAAGCTTGATTCAATGACAAATTACATAAGTCAAGTTCGTGGTAATCGAAGTAAGTACCTACTCCAAAGGGATATAGACGAAGAAGCGTCGTTAATTCGAGAATCTTTTCATCTCGAAACCACGGAGTCATTCGCGAGCGATAATTAGTTCGGTGAAAGGAGGAAAGGCATATAAACGGTTCAAAGTACACgttttaatctaatttatgCGCAAAGTGTAAGGCAGCTCGTACTTGATTGCATCACCAAGTGCAACGTCTCGATATCATCGCAGACTTATCATCCCTCTGTTGTAACAGTTGTTTTACATGACAAAGCGATAACAATGAATTTTTCCAAGACGAATATCCGATCGAACTATttgtaaatttcttcttcttacagAAGCGTaatgacatattttttttctttcaacctcctccaagaaaaagaaggagaagaagaaagaaagaaagaaggaaagaaagaacgaacgaaagaaaaaataaaataagactCCTGacaaatcgtttctttcgtacaAACTTCTCCCTTTAAACTCTACCTAcatttcttcttatcgttcTTCTAACGATAAGAAACTTTACGTATCCCATCAGCAGATTAACTTTAGGCACGAGATTTAGAacgttagagaaagaaagagataaagataataacgatTGATACTACCAACGAAATTTCTTGTACGATTGATAATGACTTTGTAAActgagaaggaggaaaaaaaaggaaaaagaaacgaaagaaaaaaatacgagataCCTCGAAacactttctttccttttttttttttcttttttttttctcgtacgGAATTAAGTCGACCATTTAAAACGAGTCGAATAAACGTGAAAATGCAAGAGGATAATAATATCTGTCGACGTTATtccgaagaaattttattcaaagtgTTCTCAAGAGTGCACTTATTTTTAGGCGTAAAAACCTTCACCGAAAGGTTAATCTCAGTGTCTCGACACGatctcatctttttctataatacttttataatgtaacactcgactcgactcgattcgAATCCTTCGTTCATGTGTATCTTTTGAAGCGAAGaagactaaaaaaaagaaagaaagaaagaaagaaagaaagaaagaaagaaagaaaaaatagtatgTGTCATGTATTATTCTCAAGCTATTCATGAATAGCGGAGAATCGCGAATACTGCAGCTGTAGTTGGTGAACTAGCTTTGCTAAGCTCTCTTTCTGTAACATCAGAATATGCTTTAACatcttagaaattttcaagataGCGCGAAgaatacttacatatacgaTGAGCTCGACTCTACCGATCGATTCACCGACTTTCGAACGATAATACAAACTATATACAaacccttctttttttttcttttttacattcgaAGTTTCGGAGTTCCATTttcgaaagtaaaatatttcaaggaaGATTGGTAAAAGAAGTTTCTTTACGGGCTAATGTACAGAACAAAAAGATTCtctaacgaacgaaaaaaccAAGAAAGTGAttcgttcgttaattattCCTTCTCGTATTCTCGAACCatacttttttgttccttctcacggtgaaaagagaagaaaaactttcTCATGGTGAACGGAGCAGAATAACGAACGTGAGTACGACATAATTAACTCGGGAAACGAATGAGAATAAAATTTGTGGTCACGTATGTggtaatttttgttctttttatttatctatctatatatctatctatctatagatTATACTCGTTCAACTTGGCTCGGTCAGGTCAAACGCAGGATAATCTCTGCACACCGATACTATTGATTTTGTTAGAGGGTGTAAACGGGAGGAGGCCTATGTCGGACGAGGTTCATGGTGGTGCGTAgacgtataaaaagagaaaataagaagaaagaaagagaaagaaagagagaagaaaaatcgagttCAAAATCCTTTTGAGATAGGTTTTGTGCTTAAGATAAAATCAGGGATGTACACACTGATCTATCGGATTTATCATGAAGTATATTCTCAAAAAGCTACTTCATTCTGCAAAGTATTATATGTATCAcggaatataaagaaaaaaaatacctgGCAGTTAAAAAGCActtcgacatttttatttcattcctaTTATCCTTCGTAgctttattcgtttcttttatcctatccactttgaaaagaaaattttcgagaCTTCGGTCATTGTCCTTGTAATTGAATCTTTTTCCACCCTTACCACAGACtatggggaaaaaaataatgaaagaaagaaaggaaagggaaaaaaatgaaaaaaaaaggaagaaaataaaaaaaaaaaactttcatcTCGTTAATCTGCGCGTGAACAACGAAACGTTCGCTTTCAAGTGAGCGAGAAGTATTTCAAGTTAAAATTACCATTTCCTCTTAACCATGCGTATGAACGCGGCATATAAATCTCTTCTACCTTTATTTTCGTGGTAATGTCGACCGAACTCTGAGtgtaatcgaaaaataaatttacattaaagTCCAATCTATCGGTAAGCTCCAATGGAGATGGGTGTAccaatcgatatttcattcgataattTATCCGTTAAACGTTAAACGTTATACGTagtatatatcaattaatacaTACAGAATGCtctcatttaattaaaacattcgAAATATCTCTTCTTTGATTTCGACAAAtgcaaagaatgaaaagaaaaaaaaagaaaatataagtataaattaatgtttcgagaaaaaaattattacaacgGAAATGTAGTCACGTTTTGATCGACgaatgaaaaactttttttaaatatcaacttctcggaaatttcaaagataatcCAATACCTCGatgttttattaaacgattcaTAATAATGatgtgaaaataattaaacgaaacgtGCGATAAAaacgacaaagaaaataaaattaacgatgAGATCTATTCGCGAGATATCtattacaaaaagagaaaaggaaaaaatgtgtGATCACAtggtccaaaaaaaaaaaataaaaaaaataaaaaaaaaacgggaaGCTTTTATTGAGCAAACACACGTACGAAacaatatttgtttatctcacatatattaatttcccTTTTCTCATACAATCTGGTAACGTCGATTTAATTACAAACTCGAAGTCTTTTCtcacattttctcttttctaattctttaaaCGTAAACCGTGCGAGAGACACTTGTATACATTTCGTCCTAATTTTGAATGGAGAAAAAGCGTATATAAAAGAGACAGGAAGAcatacagaaaaagagaaagagaaagagagagagagagagagagataaataaagagagagagagagagagagagaaagcaaaaaataaacagaaatacAAAAGACGATAGCCTTCGGACATGTAGGAATTTTTTCTCGCAAAAAACTACTTTGATCGTACCTTTGCCCTTCCCCCTTTCCTCTAATTTTACTACatctaattttatcgaaaataatccaCGAAAATTCTACTATACTTTCTTCCATTGTCTACAGAacgatgaaagtaaaaaataaacgagaaactCATATTTGAAAAGCTTCCGTTTAAGGAGCCAGGAGATGTTTCGTTAAATTTgcagatatttttatcatggCACGTATAAGTACATAGAAACATACATAGATCTTCTAATGTTgatagtaaatatattatcctGGAACATTAAAAGATCGTTCATACgcgcgatttttttttcacgatcttaaaaagaaaaagaaaaaaaaaaagaaagaaaaaagaagatgaaaataaagaaaaagagaaataggaaatgACTATTGCTTCGAGAGAAGCTAGTAACATCATGTCATCGAACTCGAAAGAGCatcgttcgatatatcgcAAAATTCGAGATagttttcaaaagattttgGCCAAACCAAATTCCAGCTGAGAAGAATCACGCGAACGAATCCCGTGATTTTCTTGAACAATATCTACATCACATATCTACTGTATCGATGAggcgaaatattattatcgaaggACGAACGCGTTCACACgattttcttcataaaaataatgcgctcgattatatttttcgacgaaacgaaaaattataatttaatgggGTATAATCAAGGCCGACCtttcatcgattaatttaCGTTTGAGAAGGAACGATGAAATTTGACGTGCTCCTTAATGGAAAGGGCAACGCGCTTAGCGATCctgataatttgatttttgaattagaaaaataaacgaagaaatggAAGATGACGAGATCGACCAAGAAGGTAAGAGTTTAATTACGTATAAAGGAGAATCGTTTGCAGATGAACAGTCGAACGTTGTGAGTTTGTTCCCAGAACCCGAAGAAGAGGATGTCAGGGTCGAAGATGAAACGTATTTAACCGttgacgaagacgaagagaaaataaataatgataaggAAGAAATAGACGATAATGAAGAAATCGAATCACCGAAAAATGTGGAAGAcgtatcgttgaaaaaagaaagtgaattGCTCGACGACAAAGATGAAttgaaggaagaggaagaggaggaggaggaggaggaggaggaggaggaggaggaggaggaggagaaggaagaggaggaggaggaggaggaaaaggaggagaaggaagaagaggaggaggaggaagagaaggaggaaaaagaggaggagaaagaagaggaagaggaggaagaggaggaagataaaaagaaaaaacctagacaagagaaaaaaagatttggtCATAGCAATCGAAAATTTCGTGAGATTTTAGGAAAACGAGaatcgaagaaggaagagttAGAAAAACGCGAAGGAAATCTTCGACAGCGTCTTGATGTATTAGAATGTTCGATGCCAGCTGTCATGGTCTGGAACGTATGGGAACGTATGTCTCAGGGTGCTCCAGTACCAAATCTTCACCGTCTTATGGAGAAACAATTTCGAACTCCAGCGGCTGGTGAGGTATATTGTCCGAGTACACCGAGTCGACATTATGATTGCCGGGTACGTGAGATAGAAGCAGAGAGGAAGGCAGCTCAGAGGAGACTCGATGAGGCCAGGTTACTATGGTTGGAGAAGGAAGTCAAGCTGAAAGAACGTAGGGAGAAGTTAGAGGATGCTAAGAGAATTCAAAAGGAACGTAAGGAGAAGATCGAACGTTTGACGAACGAAGcgaagaaattgaaagaggCGTTAAAGAAGGTGAACGAGGAGGATATAACTGGTTTCTGCGAGTCAGGTGATCAgattaggaaataaaaaataaataaataaaaaaagtcgagtagggagaaagaaaactagaTAGAATGagcgtgcgtatgtgtgtatgtatgtgcgagtgagtgagtgagtgagagagagagagagagagagagagagagagagagagtgtgtgtttgtgtgtgcgtgtataagaaatagagagatatcACCTTAAGAATTCCTTTCGATAGGCGAATGCGGTGATATACAGTGTCGCGAAAGATGGCTTAGCGGAGTAAACAGCGTAGATTCGATCAAGGCAAGTGACGTCGAGTGTTTGGCTCATCTTCGACAACTAGCTGAAAATGAATTGACGATGAAGAAGCAGATCGCCGATTTGGAACGCCGAGAGGAAACTTATATGAGAACACTTCAACATGCCGACGAAATGTGGTCGAAGATGGAAGGGGACACCGCTGATACATTGAGCGCCTTGCAAGAACAACTGGATGCGAAAACCGAAACGAATCAACAGTTGGCGTCTCGTATATCCGAACTTGAGGACGAACTCGAAAAGTTAAGGGCAAGGATGGCCCTATGCAAAGCCGAATTGACGAAATACGTGAGCGTGGAAAGAATCGAGAGGATTACGGGTAGCGAGGACGATTTCGCAAAAACTACGGATAAAATGGTTGGAATCAGGCCAAAAATCGCGGACAAGgccattgaaaaagaaaatgacgttCTCGATAAGGAGATTCTTATGAAAGTTGATGTTGAGGATAAAGAAGTGAGCATTGTAAGACCAAAGAGTGAAGAAGAGATTATCGATGCTGAGAAACCAACCGAACTTATAGAGCCAGAGGATGAAGAAGCAATTGTCGATGCTGAGGAACCAACCGAACTTATAGAGCCAGAGGATAAAGAAGCGATTGTCGACGCTGAGGAACCAACCGAACTTATAGAGCCAGAGGATGAAGAAGCGATTGCCGATGCTGAGGAACCAACCGAACTTATAGAGCTAGGGGAAGAAGAAGCGATTGTCGATGCTGAGGAATCAACCGCACTTGGGGAGCCAGAGGATGCAGAAGCGATTGTCGATGCTGAGGAACCAAGTGAACCTATGGAGCCACACGTGGGCATTGATATTGAGAAACCAACTGAACCCACCGAACTGAAGAAAATAGACGCGATCCACCAGTACTTAGCGATGTTGGGATCTCTAGACGAATTATATGCCGACGATGATTACGGTGTATGCAGTCCAGAGTACGAATGCTACGAAGATTGGCAGGAACCTGATATGGACGAAGAACCTGATCTTTCTCCAATAGTTTTTAAAAAAGCCGTTCATCCTATCGACGATACAAAAGAAGCAGTAAAAGAACCAATCGATGACAAAGAAATCGACAGAGATATAAGACAACCCGAagaaactgaaagaaaaattagaacaCCGATACTTGAAGGTATAATCGATAAGGACAGTGTCAATGTACCATTGGATAAACTTCGATCATGGTTCGATACCGTTGAATCGATTGGCTTGGTCATATCAGTTCGTATAACTTTCTACTCTGTtcaattataaacaaatgtcaaacgattaaaacttttaacaatttttcagAGATGTTCTACGTGCTCCGTCGTAAAACTCGATATAAATACTTTGATCGAAGAGATTGGAGAGTACGCAGGGgtaagataaaatttaataaaaagaatatataaatttgaaaataacaaagtaAATACATTTGATAACGATTCGTTATATATGCATTGATTAATCAATCGATTGCGACATAATGACTGAACTTTGTGATTAGATCGACGAAAAAATGACCTCtgaaataacattaaaattaatgatcgaaGTGGAAGCAGTCGGAAAAAAACCAATGAAAGAAGTTGTGCctgaaatgaaagagaatgtaATACCTGCAGAACCGAcaatagagaaaaatgaaatgataccAGAACAAACAATTTTGCCAAAATTAGAAAAGGTCGAAGAAGTCAAAGAAGAAATACCTACGATAGTTGACAAGGAAGCTGTGGTCGAAGATAACGTTGAATTAATGGTAGAACCTCTGTTAGAGGCTGATGAACCAAATGTTACTTTTGAGAAACCCAAGGAAGAGATAATAAAGGATGCTGACGTTCCAATTAAAGAACCTGAAATAGAATATGACAAGGTTCCACCAACGAAAGTAgatgatattgaaaaagatattgtGGTAgacgaagagataaaagaaaaagagaatatagaagatgaaacaaaaataatattacctaTTCAAAAATCAGTCgacgagaaggaggaggaaaatataatatctacggATGATATTGACAAGGATATAACCGAAGAAACGGAACTTAAACAAGTAGTTCCTATGCAGGAAAAACTTAATGTTGAAgat contains:
- the LOC122630450 gene encoding probable serine/threonine-protein kinase kinX, producing MEDDEIDQEEPEEEDVRVEDETYLTVDEDEEKINNDKEEIDDNEEIESPKNVEDEEEEEEEEEDKKKKPRQEKKRFGHSNRKFREILGKRESKKEELEKREGNLRQRLDVLECSMPAVMVWNVWERMSQGAPVPNLHRLMEKQFRTPAAGEVYCPSTPSRHYDCRVREIEAERKAAQRRLDEARLLWLEKEVKLKERREKLEDAKRIQKERKEKIERLTNEAKKLKEALKKVNEEDITGECGDIQCRERWLSGVNSVDSIKASDVECLAHLRQLAENELTMKKQIADLERREETYMRTLQHADEMWSKMEGDTADTLSALQEQLDAKTETNQQLASRISELEDELEKLRARMALCKAELTKYVSVERIERITGSEDDFAKTTDKMVGIRPKIADKAIEKENDVLDKEILMKVDVEDKEVSIVRPKSEEEIIDAEKPTELIEPEDEEAIVDAEEPTELIEPEDKEAIVDAEEPTELIEPEDEEAIADAEEPTELIELGEEEAIVDAEESTALGEPEDAEAIVDAEEPSEPMEPHVGIDIEKPTEPTELKKIDAIHQYLAMLGSLDELYADDDYGVCSPEYECYEDWQEPDMDEEPDLSPIVFKKAVHPIDDTKEAVKEPIDDKEIDRDIRQPEETERKIRTPILEGIIDKDSVNVPLDKLRSWFDTVESIGLVISRCSTCSVVKLDINTLIEEIGEYAGVR